A genomic segment from Glycine soja cultivar W05 chromosome 18, ASM419377v2, whole genome shotgun sequence encodes:
- the LOC114396038 gene encoding transcription factor MYB1R1-like, translating into MCSAEKDGIMLFGVRLTVSDNNPTTLRKSASMNNLSQYDSQPPHDPNAGYASDDVVHPSRHTRERKRGVPWTEEEHRLFLLGLQNVGKGNWRGISRNFVMTRTPTQVASHAQKYFLRCHRQNRRRRRSSLFDITTNSVMEPWPEKEEEQAAAPSTRLKPVLPVPQSSKMAELDLNGKSLSLKLSVSKPPISNENFGGGGDSISSVA; encoded by the exons atgtgttccGCAGAGAAGGACGGGATCATGCTCTTCGGCGTGCGCCTCACCGTATCGGATAATAACCCTACAACCTTAAGGAAGAGCGCCAGCATGAACAATCTCTCCCAATACGACTCTCAACCACCGCACGATCCCAACGCAGGGTACGCCTCAGACGATGTCGTTCATCCCTCCCGTCACACCCGAGAACGCAAACGAG GTGTTCCGTGGACGGAGGAAGAACACAGGTTGTTCCTGTTGGGATTACAGAACGTTGGAAAAGGAAATTGGAGAGGAATTTCTAGAAACTTCGTGATGACTCGAACCCCGACACAGGTTGCTAGTCATGCTCAGAAGTACTTCCTCCGCTGCCACAGGCAGAACCGCCGCCGCCGGAGATCTAGTCTCTTCGACATCACCACCAACTCG GTGATGGAACCGTGGCCGGAGAAGGAAGAGGAACAAGCGGCGGCGCCATCTACTAGGTTGAAACCGGTTCTGCCGGTGCCTCAGTCGTCGAAGATGGCAGAGTTGGACTTGAATGGGAAGTCGCTGTCGCTGAAGCTTTCGGTATCCAAGCCACCTATTTCTAATGAGAATTTTGGCGGTGGTGGGGATAGCATTAGCAGTGTTGCTTGA